The stretch of DNA GCAACAAATATTTTATAAAGGTGAACAATTACTAAGTAACAAAtgaaaatgtaaactattgaataaacaaagcaaataaagaagAGAATTGTACCAACAATTAGGAATATTGTAACTTTGATTGAATTGAGGAAGAAATTCTTCAATAGCTTCAAAATACAACCCAATaactaaatgtaaacaattgatattaACTATTACTAAGCTAATTTTGCGAAATAATTAAtgttgattaaggaaagattattgCTTTGATTAGGGTAAGATTGCATAAATTAAGGGAAAGTTTCAGATCTAGGATTGTGTGTACAAatgattaagggagggggtatttatactacTCCCTTGGATTAAACATAAAGAGAGGAAAATGAAGCCTAATTCCCGTCAAAGGTCCCTGTGCCGaccagccggctgccggcctcccTACCAGCAGGGAGTTCTTTTTTCCAAATGTATAGAATTGACCTGGGGTTGTTCTCTGCCGATGGGCCGGCCtgtcggcctgccggcagagcACACTTCTTTCTTGTCTTTTCTTCGTTTCTTCACAACTGTAGGGGGTgtgtgccggttgaccggctgccagTCTGCCAGAAGCAAACCCTTCTTACTtgtcttttcttctcttcttCACAAGTGTAAGAGGTGCGTGCcagttgaccggctgccggtgtgCCGACCGGTATCAAGAATTTTTCAATTTACATTATTTTATTCTCTTCAAAATTGGCTAAGTCATGGGAGGGGTTCCTTATCGGTtggccggttgccggcctgccgacGGAGAACACTTCTTCAGCAATTCCTCCTTCTTTTCTTCATGTTTACTCATCGAATCGTCTTACTTGCTCCGATTCCTCTATAACCGCCTCAAATCCTGCAGGAGGAGCACAAAATCATAGACGAGGAGATCAGACACAAAATGCAAGATAAGACATACAAAACCGACTCAATTGGAGTCGGATTACATTAAAATAGAAGGGACATTCGGTGTAAATAAATCGTATATCAACTATCCATACAAACACTCAACATATATTCAACTTATATCACACATCACTCATTATCCACACTTACTTCACGCAATCATTGTACTAAATTCAAGACACCTTATGCCAGCTAAAGTCATTTTCTCCTATTCCAAAtttccaattatgaatcatacaCCTACCTACTTTCACGGTTTAAATTCACATCAAACGGACAACTTACGTTAATGCCAAAAAAGACACATGTTTCACATTCATAGCTCTCAAGTACAACATCACTCATCACACATTATTAGCACTTGCCCTTTTATCCTCATAACCTCGCTGACTCACTCTTATTTCACATTCTCTCGATCATAGATACGTGTGTCTACATGCAGTATAAATAATGGACCTTGGACAGAAATGAACAATCCTGACAAGGCCACAATACAGACAACTTCAAAAATGCAATAAACTTTGGCAATTTAGTAAAAATATCAAATGACCTTTACAAATCATGAAATTTGGTGACAATTTAGTTAAGGGTATGAACTAAGACTGTACCAAAAACTAGGAATTTTCAAGCAATCTAAGTATTTTTAAAAATTCATCTAACCGACAGTTGCAACACTGAAACATACAGCTTCTCAGTATGACTCTTGTGACTATTTTGTGAAATTTTCTGATAAACTAAGAagatataattatcaaattcaccctcaagcaagcacagaaggTTTACTTAATAACTTAAGAGACCTGAAAAGGATTTACTCAAGTAAGCATAGAGTAAAATTCAAACAGACAGTCCTCCTGCAGATGCTGCTTGGACCTTGAAGAGTATCTGCAAGATTAAGGAATTGATGAAGAGTGCTTATACTGATGGACATTGGCAACCTGATGTGAAGGGATATAATGTTAGAAGTGGATATGATTGGTTGAGAGTGCATCAAAACAAACCTTGGTGGTATAACACAATCTGGAGTAACTGGAATGTCCCTAAACATGCTTTTATCTCTTGGATTACCATGCATAATGGGATGAACACTAGGGAGAAACTACACAGTTTTGGTTGCTGCAGCACAGATGCATGCTGTATTTGTGAGAATGCAAAGGAAACTATGTCACACCTCTTCTTTGAATATGAATACAGTAAAATTGTTGTATCTCTCATTCAAGATTGGTGTGGGGCTCGCATTTCGATGTCTAATGCCATGGCTGGTGGCTATGGCAATGCTGGTGGCATACTGCTACAACGGGTATATTCTCTTGTCCTCTCTGCTTGTATTTATCATGTGTGGGAGCAGAGGAATTCAGCTAGGATTAATGGCAGTCTTCTAGCTCCATCTTTGGTGGTTCAGAGAATTAAAGAAGTTATAAGGCAAAGAATAAAATTCAAATGCACAGCTAAACTGAATAGACGGGATGAAGTATGGTTAGAAAAGTTGGGAATTAGATTGTAAGTTTGATCCTCATGGGGTTCGAACTAGGATACAGATAGGTCACTTGCTTTGTATGTTATAAGTCCTTGTAATTTTGGttttttttcatatatatatatatatatatatatatatatatatatatatatatatatatatatatatatatatatatatatatatatatatatatatatatatatatatacatctcacattttaccaaaaaaaaaaattaaatgacaTGACAATGCAACTCAAAGCAGatcaagcaagcacagacctTGTTCTAATTTgcaccacagatccttaatcaccttctaagTAAACACAAGAAGATATTAAGTATGACTTCTAACAATGACAATAGCAAAGTTAGGAAGATTTGCAATTTGAGAGAAAATCTAGGGTTTTAATTCATTAATCAAAGTCTGCCGTACAATTCTAAGgaatggtccttatataggccatTTTCTTGCATCTCACGTACAAATAACCCTAAAGATCTCTCATCTAAGGGCCATGAAATGTCTTAGGAATCAAACAAACTTAGAagaaatatattacaaatggATATAAAAGCAATAAAGGCGAACTAGACTGATAAAACAAAAGAGCAGCTGTGATGTTGACAGGTTCTGACTTCTCTTTTGGCCTGGCTTGAGAAAGGTTTCAGCTTTGTTCTAGGCTCCTTTTGGTGGTCAAGGTGCTATCTCAGATTTGTAGAAACAACGTTAAAGCAATTCCAGAATGTATGGCTAAATATAGTAATAAACTTTATGCTGCTGCTTGGTTCAGTTTGATGGAGAATAGTCACATGCTGCTGCTTGGTTCATTTTGACTTTATGTGTTGTGCAGTGCAGGTTAGTCTTGGCTCCTTGGCTTTTTTTGTGGATTAATTGAAAAGGGGTTCAGCTAGCCAGGGTGGTTGCTGCTTGATGCTGGCTTGAGTTGGCTTGCAAGACTTGGGGAATGTGGACTGTAAAATGTTTTGGCCTGATCATTGCTTAGTATTATGAGACCATGGCTTTCCTGACCTTGGCCATCATCAGGATTATCTTGGCCATGGGTCATAGCTCTTGCTGCAATCCCTCTTTCCTCAAAAGGGCTTGACCTCAAGCCTGTGTCCTCCTCTCCTTCAGAACTTCCATAGTAAGGACTTAGATCACCCACATTGAAGGTTCCATGGACACCATAATCACTTGGCAAGTCTACTTTTTAAGCATTTGTACCAACCCTCTCAATGAACTCAAAGGGACCATCTGCCCTTAGCATCAATTTGTTCTTTCTTTTTGCTAGGAACCTATCCTTCCTCAGGTGTAGCCACACCAAGTCTCTTGTTTTAAATTCCTTCTTTTTCTTAGGGATCTTGGACTTCTTCTTGTACAACTCGACTTCTCAATCTGTTTTTTCACAGATTCATGCAATCTGAGCATTTGTTCAGCTCTCTTCTTGGCATCTCAATTCATTTCTTCTCTAGGAACAGTTGAGAGTTCAAGGGGCATTAATGGATTTACCCCATAGACCACTTCAAATGGACCGTGTCCTGTTGCAGATGAGGGGGCTCTATTGAATGTAAATTCAGCTTGAGCCAGCTTCATATCCCAATCCTTCAAGGATTTGCTGACAATGCACCTTAGAATCATCCCAAGAGTCTTGTTGGTGACTTCTGTTTGGCCATCAGTTTGTGGATGGTGTGCAATGCTAAACAACAGCTTTGTCTTCAGCAATTTCCACAGAGTTTTCCATAAATAACTCATAAACGTAGTATCCTTATCAGACACTATAATCTTTGGTATACCATGCAACTTCACTACTTCCTTCAGATACAACTCAACAACTCCTGCAGCATCCTCAGTTTTCTTGCAGGCTATAAAATGAACCATCTTGCTAAATCTGTCAACAACTACCATTATAGAATCCTTTCCTCTTTGTGTTCTTGGTAGGGCCACAATAAAGTACATGCTCACATCCTTCCATGGTTTGTTTGGCCCTGGTGAGGTTTGTAGGGTCCTGTTTGAAATGAACTCTTAGCCATTTGGCATACTGAACATCTTCTAAGAATGGTTTGGACATCCCCCATCATCCTTGGCCAGTAAAATTGATCTTGCGGGATTTCCAAAGTTTTCTGCACCCCAAAGTGACCTCATAACCCTCCTGAATGGACTTCTTTGATTAGCAAGTCCCTATAGGATCCCCTTAGCACACACAGTTTGTTGACATTGAATAGGAATCCCCCTTGCAGCAAGTACTTCTTTCCTTGTGTTGTTCCTCCTTCATTCAGTTTTATCCGTTCCTTAGAGAAATCTGGGTCCTCTTTATACATAGCTTTCATAAACTCAAATCCTAGAACTCTTTGTCCCATGACAGTCAACAAGGAATGCCTCCTTGACAGTGCATCATCAACAACATTGAGTTTGCCCTCCTTATACTTGCTTGCAAATGTGAAGGATTGTAGGAACTTAACCCATTTGGCATGCCTGTGACTCAATTTATGTTGGCTATTGATAAACCATAATGCCTCATGATCTGAGTGAAGCACAAAGAGTTTTGGTTTCAAATAGTGGCTCAAATAAATAACAGACCTCACAATGGCATAGAACTCTTTATCATAGGTGGAATATTTCAGCTTTGCACCATTTAATTTTTCACTAAAACAGGCCACATGTCTTTGATCTTGGATTAGGACAGCTCCAAGCCAAACCCCACttgcatcacactcaacttcaaacaGTTTATCAAAATTAGGCAACTTCGGTATTGGAGTTTCACACATGAGTTTCTTAATTCTTTCAAAGGACTGTTGGGCAATGTCAGTCTACTGAAAATCCTCCTTCCTTATGCACTCAGTGATGGGTGCAACAATGGAGCTGAAGTTTTTTATAAACCTTCTGTAAAAAGATGGAAAACCATTGAATCCCCTTACTTCTGTGATTGTCCCTGAGATTGGCCATGTTTGTATAGCTTTGATTTTCTCCTGACTAACAGATATTACCCTTCCTGAAATGATATATCCTAGGAATTCTACCTCCTCAACCATGAAGGTGCATTTTTCAATCTTCCCATACAACTTCTAATTTCTGAGAATTCCAAATATGGTTTCTAAGTGTGACAGATGCTCTTTTGGACTGCTGCTATAGAtgagtatgtcatcaaagtacaCTACAGCAAACCTGCCTAAGCATGGCCTCAACACCTCTGTCATTAGcctcataaaggtgcttggtgcatttgataacccaaatggcattaCCAACCATTCATACAATCCATGCTTTGTCTTGAATgcagtcttccactcatccccttctctgattctcacctgatggtatccttgTATGAGATCTGTTTTAGAAACGATCTTGGCTACACTCAACTCATCCAGCATATCATCTAGTCTTGGAATAGGAAATCTGTACTTGACAGTAATGTTGTTGATAGCTCTGCTATCAGTATACATCCTCCATGTTTTATcttttttggcacaagtaatgaTGGCACAACACATAGACTCAGGGATTCTCTCACAAATCCTTTGGCCATCAAGTCTTCAATTTGATGTTGTAACTCTATGGTTGCTGTTGGATCACATCTGTAGGCAGGCCTGTTTGGCAACACAGGCCCTGGTACCAGATCTATATGATGTTCAATCCCCCTCAGAGGTGGTGATCCACTAGGTAACTCATGTGGAAACACCTCCTTGTATCTCTGAATCAAAGGGATGGTCTCTGTTGGCACACTAGTGCCTTCTCCTTCCCTGACCTCCTTTGACAGCAATATAAGAATGGGCTGCTCTTGCTTgatttctttgatcatggctgcctCAGATAGAAAGAGCACACCATTCCTCTCTTCTGGCATGTTAGGACTGCCATAGTTTCTTTGGTTTGGTGGCAAGGGAGTCAAAGTGACCTTCTTGCCATGATGCTTGAACACATTATCCTTCCCTTGGTGAGTGGTGTTCCTGTCAAACTCCCAGGGTCTCCCTAGTAATAGATGGCAAGCATCCATGGGGACCACATCACACAAAACTTCATCCTTGTACATTTTATCAACCTTCACTTCAGAATCCTTGCTTAACCATCTCAATTTATAAGGATGTGGATGCTCTTGGGTGGGTAAGCTCAGTTTGCTAACCATGGTGGTATAAGCTACATTGGTACAGCTACCCTCATCAATGATTAAATTGTAGACTCTTCCTTGGACAGTGAACCTACTTCTGAAGATCAAGGACCTTTGGTCAGCTTCTAAGGGAGCTTGATGAGAGTGCATAACCCTCCAAAGAACCAGACTGTGCCCTGTATCAGGATGAGCAACAATCTGCTCCTTACTGGAACCCTCCTCAGTCTTCACTTCCCCCGCAACCAGTGTCTCGTCTCCCTCATACTCAACTAGCCCTTCTCTTTCCCATTCTTCAACTTCCATAGTAGTGAGAGTCTTGTTAGAAGGACAATCCTTCTTGAAATGACCATACCCTTGACACTGAAAGCACTTAGTTCTTTCTCTTGGTACAAGTGGGTTGGTTTTTGGGATCAAGGGTGCTTTTTCTTTATCTTTTGTAGTTGAGTTTACTGTGTTGGGTGTTTCTGTGATCTTTAGGCCAGTGTAGGGTTTGAATGGTGGTCTAGTAGGAAACTTAGACACCACAGGTTTGGTCTTTCCCATCTTCTCAACCCTTACAGCAAGATTGACTACCTCATCAAATGACCACACTTGTTGCATTCTTACTCTGCtagcaatcttaggatccaagccttcaacaaacctagcaatcttttgctGAGGTTTTTCAGTGACCTCACATTACAAGGTTAGCTGTTCAAAGTTTCTAAGATAGGACTCAACAGATTGCTGGTCTTGTCTTAACTGGGTTAGCttaataaaaatatttttctttcaatttctttttcattttaagCCAAGATCTAATTGGTTCCTTTCCATCCCTAATCCTCTGATATTTCATACTCTCATACCATAGAGAAGCATATCCCTTAAATTTTAGAATGGCAACCTTAAAGGACTTCCTATCATTATACTCTTTAAACTCATAAATCTTCataatttaaactaccatggaattCAGGAATGTCTACCGTTACATCTTTGTCTCTAACATCATAGATCCCCTTCTCCATTCTTGAGTCATCTGACTCAGAGATGGCTTCCTCATATGGATTATGATGTGGTTGCCTCCTTCCTACTCCCATTACAATCCCTCTCCCTCTGCCTCTTCCTCTGGGGTGTGGTTGTGCTCTAGGGTTATGGTTTGGGAACCTCTCCATGACAGTGTGGAAAGCATTGAGAAAGGTATCCACATTTCCTGCTCGATTTTCTATCCTTGTTTCaataccagcaagtctctctttactcattgggttgtttttgtatttttgttataGTTAGGGTAAATGAACTAACTTTCTTTCTCTCAGaactaacacaagatggaattgtgttataaccgaggctctgataaccaatttgcaGTGTAAACAATGGACCTTAGACATAAATGAACAATCCTGACAAGGCCACAATACAGACAGCTTCAGAAATGTAATAAACTTTGGCAGTTTAGTAAAAATATCAAATGACCTTTATAAATCATGAAATTTGGTGACAATTTAGTTAAGGGTAAGAACTAATACTGTACAAAAAACGAGGAATTTTCAAGCACTCTAAGTATTTTTAAAAATTCATCTAACAGACAGTTGCAACACTGAAACAGACAACTTCTCAGTATGACTCATGCGACTGCTTTGTGAAATTTTCTGATAAAATAAGGGGATAAATTATCAAATTCaccctcaagcaagcacagaaggTTTACTTAATAATTTAAGAGGCCTGAAAAGGATTTACTCAAGCAAGCACAAAGTAAAACTTAAACAGACAGACAATGCAACTCAGAACAGATCAAGTAAGCACAAACCTTGTTCTAATTTGCACCACGgatccttaatcaccttctaagcaaacacaagaagatattaagtctgacttCTAAGAATGACAACAGCAAAGTTAGGAAGATTTGCAATTTGAGAGAAAATATCAAGGTTTTAATTCATTAATCAAAGTCTTCCTTACAATTCTGAGaaatggtccttatataggccatTTCCTTGCATCTCACGTACAAATAACCCTAAAGACCTCTCATCCAAGGGTCAGCAAATGTCTTATGAAGCAAACAAACATAGAAGAGATATATTACAAACGGATATAAAAGCAATAAAGGCAAACTGGACTGATAAAACAAAAGAGCATATGTGATGTTGACATGTTCTGACTTCTCTTTTGGCCTGGCTTGGTTTCAGCTTTGTTCCAGGCTCCTTTTGGTGGTCAAGGTGCTATCTCAGATTTGTAGAAACAATGCTAAAGCAATTGCAGAATGTCTAGCTAAATATAGTAATAAACTTTATGCAGAATAGTCACATGTTGCTGCTTGGTTTAGTTTGATTTTCTGTGTTGTGCAGTGCTGGTTAGTCTTGGTTTCTTGGCTTGTTTTTTGTGGATTAATTAAAAAGGGGTTCAGCTAGCTAGGGTGGCTACAGTTGGTGGGACTGATGCTGGCTTGCTGGCTTGAGTTGGCTTGCAGGACTTGGGGAATGTGGACTGTAAAATGTTGTGGCCTGATCATTGCTTAGTATTATGAGACCATGGCTTTTCTGGCCTTGGCTATCATCAGGATTGTCTTGGCCATGGGTCATAGCTCCTGTCGCACTATACTTCTGTACTCACCAAAATCATACAACTCACACGGTAAACAAGGCATTGACCCATATATAAGCCAAACAACACACTATTAACAAAGATTATAATACTACGAAACTATGAAACTATGTTTAGgtacaaaatttgaaatttaattatacACACTATTGTATATAAGAAAAAAAATGGGCAAAATTCTAAAGTAAGATTCTCAATTTAAGACAGTACACATAGTATTATTAACGAAATTGTAAGCTTGCAGCACAATAAAACCAAGTATTAAGCATACAAAACcaaaatttgagcatcaacaCTATAATTTTCCACACACATCACCATTAACAAAGGTTGAGCCACTATGAGACAATTAAGCCAAATTTTCAaatataaaaatcaaaattttgtgaGGTACAAAATCTCAAAAAGAATTTGGCCCACTTTTAAAACGGAAATTTCGATTTAAAGCATGTTATTACAGTGATACTCATAAGGTTTATGGCCTTAAAACACCGTTAAGCCAAGTTTACGATAAAAGAAGGAATCAAAATTTGGTCAAGATTTTAAGGCGGAATTACCAACTTAAGACAATACATAGCATTGTTAACAAAATTGAAGTTTTGTTACTCAACTAAATCAAGAAAACTCTGAGACAAGATTTCATATTTTTAGACCATGCTTGACATCATTAGACAACGTTTGAACCTTTATGACATAATTAGACAAAATGGGGTATAAAAATTGGATTTGTCGGTATAACTAATATACATGTCAAAACTTGAAACATTTTGTAAGGCAAAACTCCTAGGTTAGTGCAACACATTGTAACATCaacaagtactaagcactaggaAATAATTATATCGTGTTTTGAGTGCAAGAATCGAAATCATTCGTTTTAAAAGGAAATTTTAAAATATTTTGGGCAACATCTTACAAATGGAATTTTAATTCACGATTATACATGCCGTTACCaacaaagaaaaatcaaaacttaAGCGTGACAAAGTTCTTGAGCCTCATTAGTCAACTAAgctaagtttttaaacacgaaaaACAAAACTTCTGCATGATTATTAAGgtttcaaaattttcgggacaAAATTTTCAATACCAAATTTCAAATGCATAACAAGAGTTAGCAATAACAACCAAACTTTAGTACTTGTCAAGTAATTAACCATgcaacaaacaacaaatcaaaTTATTTACTCAAGAAAACACATATTTTCGAGTTCATATAAAAAATAATTTTGGGCAAAATTCAACATGAAAATTTTCCACTTGACATCATAAACAATACAAAAAAGTGATCAATGTCATGAATTAAACAAAACATGTAATTATTTGACAAGAATTCAAGGGAATAGCGTGGATTTAAACGAAATCAAATTGGAAATATCTTGAGCAATGAGATAATCACTCACATTGTTTAGTTAGAaagaattaagagaataaaatagAGTAGAGGCTTAAGTccaatcaacaatcattaacaatggAGTTTCGGAAAAATTTAAGGacattttggtatttttgttatgAGAAACGACGAAGAAATGCAAGAATTAAGGTAATAATGTAATTCTCGCGAATTTCACAACCCAGAAAATGGCACTCAGTCGAGTTctaagtccactcggtcgagtgccctctccactcggtcgagtgactggtacttggtcgagtactagctcgcactcggttgggtgcctctctatggtttgcaatttccAACTAAGGAATACTTTTCTTATACTAGCGACTACTTTACTAACAACTATTATAAATCACACTCTACTATGGCACTTGTAAAATCCATACATATAAGCGGTATTGAAATGCTAAAGAAAGAGACTAACGCCCCTCACACACCAACACGTAATAACCACTTTCAAAACATGTTACACACAACACTTTTCATCCAATTTTCACAATTTAACATGTACCAAATGAGTAAATAC from Silene latifolia isolate original U9 population chromosome 10, ASM4854445v1, whole genome shotgun sequence encodes:
- the LOC141607709 gene encoding uncharacterized protein LOC141607709: MKSAYTDGHWQPDVKGYNVRSGYDWLRVHQNKPWWYNTIWSNWNVPKHAFISWITMHNGMNTREKLHSFGCCSTDACCICENAKETMSHLFFEYEYSKIVVSLIQDWCGARISMSNAMAGGYGNAGGILLQRVYSLVLSACIYHVWEQRNSARINGSLLAPSLVVQRIKEVIRQRIKFKCTAKLNRRDEVWLEKLGIRL